The Montipora capricornis isolate CH-2021 chromosome 6, ASM3666992v2, whole genome shotgun sequence genome has a window encoding:
- the LOC138053646 gene encoding G2/M phase-specific E3 ubiquitin-protein ligase-like — protein sequence MSEAVAKLGGWIDEDSLEGDKEQPIIAGFSEEKQNGPEQETICSTDISAAEIFNSYCDEVVSHQSSTQFISVNRMQISLLMQLMRIYKDPRLDLTKLLHVNFVGEHGADVGGPTKEYFHEAISILSKVGTPYNIQLFGGQDGHLLPLYGVDAISSGCFEMAGKLVAHSVLHGGPGMAGLSPVVIKYLVTGSIDEAKELVSIDDLYDPELQEILQKKFKEETKIKNIDSNLKGKLEDILVKHGLKDVVPLTDVNKAKAIKDLLIAEVLITRTLALDSFFKGLNVHGLGDLFHKHPGVVSYVLPTKEEASVGVELFKGKLVFCDEDLNDEEVQTRMWLLKFIEETSRMREESEEKEHGHSLLNSLLLFITGTTIMDSDLKVDVVFQSNPTKPLLEADSCFSKLTVPELHRSYEEFKKACTLSIKNGALADGRWPISDCSYHSNSVITPPL from the exons ATGAGCGAGGCAGTGGCTAAGCTGGGTGGCTGGATCGATGAAG ATAGCCTAGAAGGTGACAAAGAGCAACCTATCATTGCAGGGTTTTCGGAGGAGAAGCAAAATG GACCTGAACAGGAAACCATATGCAGCACAGATATAAGTGCAGCTGAGATCTTCAATTCTTATTGCGACGAAGTGGTTTCCCACCAAAGCAGCACTCAGTTTATTTCAGTAAACAGGATGCAAATATCACTGCTCATGCAGCTGATGCGCATTTATAAAGACCCAAGACTAGATCTGACTAAACTTCTTCATGTGAACTTTGTCGGTGAACATGGAGCTGATGTTGGTGGaccaacaaaagaatattt CCACGAAGCAATATCAATCTTAAGCAAGGTGGGCACTCCCTACAATATTCAGCTGTTTGGTGGGCAAGATGGCCATTTACTTCCCTTGTATGGGGTTGATGCAATCTCTTCAGGTTGCTTCGAAATGGCTGGCAAGCTTGTTGCCCATAGTGTACTTCATGGAGGGCCTGGGATGGCAGGATTGAGCCCAGTTGTGATCAAATATTTAGTCACGGGATCAATCGATGAGGCTAAGGAGCTTGTCTCAATAGATGACCTGTATGACCCAGAGCTGCAAGAAATTCTACAAAAAAAG TTCAAAGAAGAAACAAAGATAAAGAACATCGACAGCAATCTCAAAGGAAAACTGGAGGATATCTTAGTGAAACATGGCTTGAAAGATGTTGTGCCTCTCACAGATGTAAACAAAGCCAAAGCCATCAAGGATCTACTAATAGCTGAAGTGTTAATAACAAGGACTCTCGCTTTGGATTCATTTTTTAAAGGGCTGAATGTGCATGGCTTAGGGGATTTGTTCCACAAACACCCAGGGGTGGTAAGTTATGTGTTACCCACTAAGGAGGAAGCATCAGTAGGCGTGGAATTGTTCAAGGGAAAATTGGTATTCTGTGATGAAGACCTTAATGATGAAGAAGTGCAAACCAGGATGTGGCTCCTAAAGTTTATCGAAGAGACTTCTCGAATGAGAG AAGAGTCTGAGGAAAAGGAACACGGCCACAGTCTACTAAATTCGTTATTGTTGTTTATTACTGGTACAACAATAATGGACTCAGATCTAAAGGTGGATGTTGTTTTCCAGAGCAATCCCACAAAACCACTCCTGGAGGCAGATAGCTGCTTCAGCAAGCTAACAGTGCCCGAACTCCACAGAAGCTATGAAGAGTTTAAAAAGGCCTGCACTCTTTCAATTAAAAATGGAGCACTGGCCGATGGCCGCTGGCCGATTTCAGATTGTAGCTATCATTCTAATTCTGTCATAACACCACCTCTTTGA
- the LOC138053651 gene encoding uncharacterized protein: MLPRKRPAQPSRIGRQTRSKRVRTSELTATVPPLPEQTNNNPSLVSLDVNALSATISTAISEAVKTALSKDSLTEILRQNTFADSTSIETTLAGQSQADLSSDSVTSAVSSHVSSLTGAGTRNDSLLLGPDNVQPKQIFTSVSVNLSSRVGSKIKAKIWANEYVEFGALLASTPQIDKYALSMTPSSGLSKQPRLTLEPYHATKKVSNIQQWVSAFNIFVSVYTERYQSETPQLMKYCEVVRDIALSNGDWLWYDEQFRYLRQSAPDKYPWDQIHWELWLRASANFRKSQSIPNKPQTSTRQRFRSNFFPRGTCWTFHAGKHCQGCQFEHVCYKCGAKHPAIQCSIQSPQQRYSGVKPKGNSTQVSGPSQPASNPRKGGQA, from the coding sequence ATGCTTCCTAGGAAGCGTCCGGCACAGCCATCAAGGATAGGCCGCCAAACACGTTCTAAGCGAGTGCGGACATCAGAGCTGACTGCAACGGTCCCACCTCTCCCTGAACAAACTAATAACAACCCCAGTTTGGTCTCCTTGGACGTAAACGCTCTCTCCGCTACCATATCGACGGCCATCTCGGAAGCGGTGAAAACAGCATTATCTAAGGACAGTCTCACCGAGATCTTGAGACAAAACACGTTTGCGGACAGTACGTCGATTGAAACCACATTAGCAGGCCAGTCTCAAGCCGACCTGTCTTCAGATAGCGTCACTTCAGCTGTGAGCAGCCATGTCAGTAGCCTCACCGGTGCAGGTACAAGAAATGATTCTCTGCTTCTGGGTCCCGACAATGTGCAACCTAAACAAATCTTTACTAGCGTGTCAGTAAATCTTAGTTCCCGGGTGGGTtccaaaattaaagctaaaatcTGGGCTAACGAATATGTGGAATTTGGGGCCTTATTAGCCTCCACCCCTCAAATCGATAAGTATGCGTTATCGATGACCCCCTCCTCTGGGCTATCAAAGCAGCCGCGGCTGACCCTTGAGCCGTATCACGCCACAAAAAAGGTTTCCAACATACAACAGTGGGTTTCGGCGTTTAACATTTTTGTCTCGGTCTATACTGAGCGATACCAGAGTGAAACCCCGCAGTTGATGAAGTATTGCGAGGTAGTCCGTGACATTGCTTTGTCGAACGGGGATTGGCTCTGGTATGACGAACAATTTCGTTATCTGAGGCAATCTGCACCCGATAAATATCCATGGGATCAAATACATTGGGAACTTTGGTTGAGGGCCTCAGCTAATTTTCGGAAATCACAGTCGATCCCCAACAAGCCCCAAACCTCGACACGCCAGCGTTTTCGTTCGAATTTTTTCCCACGAGGCACGTGTTGGACATTTCACGCCGGAAAACACTGCCAAGGGTGTCAGTTCGAACACGTTTGCTATAAATGTGGAGCAAAGCACCCAGCAATTCAATGCTCAATACAAAGCCCTCAACAGCGGTATAGTGGAGTTAAACCAAAAGGAAACTCTACTCAAGTATCAGGCCCTTCACAGCCCGCCAGTAACCCCCGTAAGGGTGGACAGGCTTGA